From one Patescibacteria group bacterium genomic stretch:
- the rfbB gene encoding dTDP-glucose 4,6-dehydratase: protein MTEKKILVAGGAGFIGSNFVHHILEKYPNYRIVNFDKLTYAGNLDNLADLLTESRYEFVKGDIADEAAVAAVLSTGITDVVNFAAETHVDRSIHVGSRDFVLANVLGVQTLLDAERKIPGIRHLQVSTDEVYGSLELDDETAFTEDTPFTPNVPYAAAKAGGDLLCRAFFKTFGSDVLVTHCSNNYGPYQFPEKLIPFFIDRAMNDQPLPLYGDGKNVRDWLYVRDHCEALDAVLHKGTAGEVYNIGGHFERPNIDIARIILRALGKDESLLTFVTDRPGHDRRYAIDASKIERELGWKPRYNFETAIQETVQWYREHQDWVEAIKQRSAAINAHVE from the coding sequence ATGACTGAGAAAAAAATACTTGTGGCGGGTGGGGCAGGCTTTATCGGCTCTAATTTTGTTCACCATATTTTGGAAAAGTATCCAAATTATAGGATTGTAAATTTTGACAAATTGACCTACGCCGGCAACCTCGACAACTTGGCTGACCTATTGACTGAGTCGCGGTATGAATTTGTTAAAGGTGACATAGCTGACGAAGCGGCAGTAGCGGCTGTTCTTTCAACTGGCATTACGGATGTGGTAAATTTTGCCGCTGAAACACACGTGGACAGAAGTATTCACGTTGGCTCTCGAGATTTCGTGTTAGCAAATGTGCTTGGTGTGCAGACATTACTAGACGCTGAGCGGAAGATTCCTGGTATTCGACACCTGCAAGTTTCGACCGACGAAGTGTACGGTTCGCTAGAGCTCGACGACGAAACCGCGTTTACCGAAGACACGCCATTTACGCCGAACGTTCCTTATGCGGCTGCTAAGGCCGGTGGTGACCTTTTGTGTCGCGCCTTCTTTAAAACTTTTGGAAGTGATGTCCTCGTAACGCACTGTTCCAACAACTACGGGCCGTATCAATTTCCTGAAAAGCTCATTCCGTTTTTTATTGACCGAGCAATGAACGACCAACCGTTGCCGCTTTATGGCGACGGGAAAAATGTTCGTGATTGGCTGTATGTTCGCGACCATTGCGAAGCGCTCGACGCTGTGTTGCATAAGGGTACGGCGGGGGAGGTATACAATATCGGTGGTCATTTTGAGCGGCCAAATATCGACATTGCCCGTATTATTTTGCGAGCGCTTGGGAAAGACGAGTCACTCTTAACGTTTGTAACTGACCGCCCAGGACACGACCGTCGCTACGCCATTGATGCTTCTAAAATTGAAAGAGAGCTTGGCTGGAAGCCGAGATATAATTTTGAGACGGCTATTCAAGAAACAGTGCAGTGGTACCGCGAACACCAGGATTGGGTGGAGGCGATAAAACAGCGCTCGGCAGCCATTAATGCTCACGTAGAGTAG